The genomic stretch CGTGCGCGATCCGGGCTTCGTCGATGCCGGACTGGTGGCGCTGGCGCGCAGGCACGGCTTTGCCACCGTGTTCACCGATTCGCCCGAACATCCCTCGTTCGCGGACCTGTCCGCCGACTTCGTCTACGCCCGCCTGATGCGCTCGCAAAGCGCCATCGCCAGCGGCTACAGCCCGCAGGCGCTGGCGCAATGGGCGCAGCGCGCGCGCCTGTGGGCGGCAGGTGGCGAGCCCGCGGACCTGCCGCGGCTATCGGCCGACCCGCCGCCGCCCGCGAGCGCGCGCGACGTCTTCATCCTGTTCATCAGCGCCGCCAAGGAGCGCAACCCGGCGGCCGCGATGGCCATGATCGGGCTGCTGGGCGGCCGGCGCGGGTAAGCGCAAGCGGGTCGTTGCCCGCGATAATGCGCGGATGCGAAATCCCGACACCACCCGCGCGCTCTGGCAGATCCACTTCTGCGTGCTGCTGTGGGGCTTCACCGCCATCCTCGGAAAACTCATTTCGCTGCCGGCGCTGCCGCTGGTGTGGTGGCGGATGCTGATCGTGGTGGCGGCACTGGCGCTGCTGCCCAAGGTCTGGCGCGGACTGCGCGCGATGCCGGCGCGCACGCGCCTGGCCTATGCCGGCATCGGCGCGCTGGTGGCGCTGCACTGGCTGACCTTCTACGGCGCGATCAAGCTGGCCAACGCCTCGGTGGCCGCCACCTGTATCGCGTTCGCCACCCCGATGACCGCGCTGATCGAGCCGTTGCTCACCCGGCAGAAGTTCCAGCCGCGCGACCTGCTGCTGGGGTTGGCCTCGCTGCCGGGCATCTGGCTGGTGGTGGGCGGCGTGCCCGCCGGCATGCATGCCGGGATCGTGGCCGGCGTGGCCTCTGCCGCACTGGTGGCGCTGTTCGGCACCCTCAACAAGCGCATGGTCGACGGCGGCGATCCGCTCACCGTCACCGCGCTGGAACTGGGCGCCGGCACCCTGATGCTGACCATGCTGGCACCGTTGATGCCATTGCTGGTGCCCGCCTTCGCCGGCCCGCTGCTGGTGCTGCCCTCCACCACCGACACGCTGTGGCTGGTGCTGCTGGCGCTGGCCTGCACGCTGCTGCCGTTCGCGCTGTGCCTGGTGGCGCTGCGCCACCTGTCCGCCTTCACCGCGCAGCTGTCGGTGAACCTGGAGCCGGTCTATGCCATCGTGCTGG from Thermomonas sp. XSG encodes the following:
- a CDS encoding DMT family transporter; amino-acid sequence: MRNPDTTRALWQIHFCVLLWGFTAILGKLISLPALPLVWWRMLIVVAALALLPKVWRGLRAMPARTRLAYAGIGALVALHWLTFYGAIKLANASVAATCIAFATPMTALIEPLLTRQKFQPRDLLLGLASLPGIWLVVGGVPAGMHAGIVAGVASAALVALFGTLNKRMVDGGDPLTVTALELGAGTLMLTMLAPLMPLLVPAFAGPLLVLPSTTDTLWLVLLALACTLLPFALCLVALRHLSAFTAQLSVNLEPVYAIVLAAILFNEQQELSPRFYLGVAIILGVVFAQGLLAGRRQPAHVEQVGVSESHHLAD